Genomic window (Lycium barbarum isolate Lr01 chromosome 2, ASM1917538v2, whole genome shotgun sequence):
GAGCATGTGTGAAATTAAAGGAGGGGTGTAATCATAGTCCAACAAGAACAACTAGATTATTTTATTGCATTATAAACTCAGACTGCCCTAAGTCTTTAAACAGACGAAGACCCAAGTGGGCCTAATAGAGGACTTGGAGGATGATGTTTATTCACTGCTGAATGCGTTTTAAAACTTCTTTTGGCATACTAGAGGTATACTACTAGTACTCcgtccgttcacttttatttatccACTTTTAATTACGTACAtcctttaaaaaataataaataaaatacataatttatcaatgtattcatattaattggtgcatatttttattagatttaaaaaataatttgaagtgagtatttaatactatgggtaaaacaggaaaaaataaTATCttgtcttgatatgctaaaagtgatgaataaaaataaaaatttatttttgtaatactggataagtaaaagtgaacggagggagtagtttttATTACGAACTAGTATTAGATTATTCCCATTTTGTTCGGTAAGTTGAGTAATTTCCTTGTGCTATCGTTCTATGTTTAATTTGATGTAGGCATTGAATGCGGCTAAATATATAGATATGTGTACTTGTAAATGTAAGGATATGTTGAAAAAACTTACATCATATTACTTGTGAAATGTGATAAAAATGAAAATATCTAATCATGCGTAGATACAAACAGTTAAGTTAAACACCTAACTTCATTAAATAGAATAGCAAGAAGGGTCAAAAACATCCCTGAACTATTTGAAATAGGTCAAATTGATCTTCCGTTAGATTTTTGACATAAAAACATCCTTGTGTTAGCCAACTAGTTTAAAACATGCCCTCCAATTAGACAAGTAGTTTGAATACCCTTCCTATTAATTGTTGCTCCAAAATAAGGGGAAAAGGCCAATTTTGCCATTTGTTTAAAGTTCGAGATTAGTCCTCTTAATTGTAAATACTTGAGTAAATACTTATATTAGAGATTATGATATTACATGATAATTTTTATACATTGCCAATTTTATTTATGTAATGTAAAAGTTTATTATTAAgttcaattaaatatttattctataaTTTTCTTTCGACATTATTATATTCTCAAGTGAAACCTGAGATGACTAAAATTACAATAAGTAATAAAACGTACCGAGGTATAACtgaatttgaatttttttatcaTATTATTCTTAGAGTTAGTAAATTGAATCCATTACTGAATTAATTATGTaggaaaataaatttttaaatagtTATGCAAGTACGTGATTTCATGTTCAGAAATACCAACTCATAGAGAactagaaaggaaaaaaaaaaggccatCTATCAacgttcttttttttttgtgtgtgtgtgttgaaaGGAGAAGTCTATATACTACTTATTTTCTTCTAATTGTTATATTTTCCACATATTCAACCACCTccaacccaaaaaaaaatgaaaataacaaGGGCAAATTTATTCCATTTTGAATAGTTCAAGGGTAAATTTCCTTCTTTTATTTGTAATTTTTTTGGGGCAACCATTAGTAAGAATGGCATTTTTTTAGCTAGTTGACTAAGGGCGACGACATTTTTGCACCAAATTAGAAGAATCTCATTTGGgttaaaggaaagaaaaaataataGACATACAAAGGAAGATTGATGGAATGAGATTGGAAATTTTCATTGTAGTTACCTAGTCTTGAAAAGTAAAGGTGCGGTTTAGATAtcaaaaacatttttttgcgcggattgcccttcttttggggtggtctttaaattttacccttcaaatttgtggtctttaaattttgcccctcatatttgtggtctttaagttttgccctttgcttggaaaggtgggcgaatacatgaagttctgggtttgaacccccgctcaggcataaaataaaaaaataatttcgccaggcaggactgggggagtgtatgcttcaaggcaaagtctgccccctccggcagacttttagttaaacatgactaaaagtctgccggaggaggcatagcgaaatttaaactttgcTTTGCAAaagttttttaaattttttactgagcgggagttcgaacccggaacctatgggttttagccgaagggcaaaatttaaagaccacaaatatgaggggcaaaatttaaataccaccccaaaaaaagggcaattctgATCAAAAACTCTTCTTTAATCCTTAAACTCTATGTCTAATCAAATACCTTTATGTAAAACAGAACGCATGTCctctgtccccccccccccccccctctcaagAAATTCAACCAAAACCCCATTCCTTTAGACACCACCACCCCATGCAGGAAAAAGTTGTTCATAAATGATGAAAAAGGGGGATATAGAAAAGAAATGAAACATTGGGCTTTCTATAATCAATAAATTTCATAAATAATGCGAGTTTACTTCGTTACTACTCTCAATACAACAATGATATGGTGCCTCAAAACAGACAGATTCTCGATGAGACAGTGACTCCTTTTTGCAGCATTTTGCTGCAATTTAATACAATACCCTTTACCAATCCAAGAAAAACAGGAAAAAGACAGCCAAGAATCCCACATTTACACGAGGTCCGGGAAAGGGGCACAACCCAAGGGGGTGTAATGTAGGCAGCCTACCCTGACGCGAGCAACAGTGGCTGATTCCATGGCACGAATCTGTGACGTATAGATAGGTTTCACGGAGACAAATTTGTTGTACTTCAAGCCTCCCTTCTAACTTAAGTAATAAGATAGTTGGAGAAAAACCAACTCATGAAGCCAACCCCATTTGGTCAAGAGAAAACAGTTGTATAGGTAACAAGGCAAGATGTCAAACAATTGAAGTAACACAGCTGCAGAACAGACTATATTCGAGGGCGGGGCAAGTGTTAATACCATTTATACTTATGGCATTGGTTGACATTCAAGTTGTGATTCTGTATTACTTACAGAAGTAGCAAGGTATAGTAATGGAACCTCCTAGTTACAACGAAGAAAGCGAAGCAGTATTGACCTTGGGAGGTGTTGGAGAAGCTGTGGCATTTTCTGTCCAGTTCGTTTCGCCCCAGTGCCATAACATGCTTTCCCAGAAGCAAAAATCTTCAAAACAAGTCTGCAAGCGTGGGTCCTTTATTTTGATCTTCCAATGGCCATCTGAATAGTTAGCTTTCTCAGCTTCTCTTCGATCCCACTCCAGTGCAGCCTTCTGTTTAGACCTAAGCAAACAATATTTATGCAAGTTATCCGGCATGGCATCGTGGACCTTCCACCACGTCCTATGTGCCACATCACTTGCAAATTCCTGCAACTTTTCCACATTCCAGTTGCAATCGTAATCCCTGAAGCATAACCAAGGTTTCAAACCTAAGTAGTGTATGACATAGAGAATTGGAGGAGCAGCACCAAAAAGACGTGTTTTCATTTGCTTCTTCTCCTCCTCATCACCTTCCCAATAATGTTTCAAAAAGTTCATGTGTTTCGGGATCCTATGCCACCAGGTGAAGATTTCGTTTAGATACCCCTGATCCCCACCATTGTACGATTCAATCTCATTGATATGATCCATCAACAACTGAAATGTGCAATTTGATGGTTCAACAACCATCACACCTGAATTAAAAAGGGTGGCATTATTTCCTATTGCGGTTATTTCAGGCATCTCAAAGAGAAAATCAATATTTCTCAGTATTAATAAATCCGCATCAATGAAGATGATTTTGTCATAATCTGTCAGCTGCCAGAGGCGAAATTTGCTATAGTTCCACTCGTTGTATGCATCTTGTTCAGCTTTAGGATTCCTTATTCTCTTTATCGTGTGGATCTTCCAACCGGCAGCCTCCAAACCACCCCTGTGATAGTCACTGATAGTTTCATCAACAAGTATCACAAGATCTCTTGTTGAACCTGCCATGCGGATACTCTGAGCTGCAGCTATGGCCCCACATACATAAAAATTTGCTGAGTGGAGAATAGTTGCATAGGCTTCTCTTCTTACATTTCCAGAGTGCCAATTTGCTGCAGAAACTTATGATGTTAGATTCAGATTATCATTTCTCGAGAAATTAACTTGAACTTGGAGGTTAATCCTCTCATTGTTTTCATTTTAGGTGGAACAATAAAACAGTGCTCAACTGCTTATTCCACTCCACACTCCCCCAAGTTGCCAGGAAAATGAAAGAAAACACAACAAAATAGAGAAAGATAGAACCGGACAGAATGTACATGGTGTTCTGTAGGAAACCCAAATATTTGTCCCATGTCAAAACTCAGCTTGAATACCACTTCTGCTAAGAAAATAACTTTAGTCTAAAGTTTTTGGCTCAGAAAAAAGCAATATTGATGGAGCAATGTCACTGTAAAGAAAGGATCTTGGGCCCAACTCAACCCCAGaagctagcttatgaggggaggattgcccaagtccatataaggagaccaatgACCCATCCCTTATATTCGATGTGGGATAGGCCTGGCTTTGATACCATGTAAACAAATGGATCTTGGATCTAACTCatccccaaaagctagctcatgacgGGATGATTGTCCAAGTTCATATAAAGAGACCACCCATCCCTTTTTCATCCAATGCCGGACTCTTCAACACCCCACCTCGGTTGTGCGTTGGGTGTTTGAACTCCTTATCTGGACCTGGGTAATCttcccctcatgagctagcttttggggttgagttaggcccaagatccATTCTTTACGGTCACCTAGCTCAACTTGACCCAGCAATGTCTTGCAAGGGGCAATGAGTAAAATTCAAGGAAAGTCAGATTGGCCGTTTTTACTTGTTAATaaattaaagggaaaagggtcaaaaataccccgctactttggaaaaagagctaaaaatatcctccaaacttattttgggtcaaaaatacccctcccgtccttaaagttttcaaatatacccccgtCTTAacggaaattatcccccaaaataacccgaaatcattttttaaacccgaaccaactaaataataactcataagatccccttattccctcaaacttcatacctacgtattgggggaataagggaatctcatgggttattatttagttgggtcagGTTTAAATGATGGTGCGGGTTTAAAAAAGGATTTCGGGTTGTTTGgggggataatttccgtcaagacaggggtatatttgaaaactttaaggatgagaggggtatttttgacccaaaataaattcggaggatatttttagccctttttccaaagtagaggggtatttttgacccttttccctaaattAAACCAACaaaaacatacccagtgtaatcccaccaggtgtggtctggggagggtagagtgtatgcaaatcttacccctaccttttgaCGGGCAGGGAGGCTGTTTACGACCCCCAGCACAAGGAGAGATGAAAAAGCATCAGTAATAATAGAAAGTAATAATAAGCAGTAATACCAGTATCAGAGTTATCATGTTCTGACATAAACGTAACTATCAAGAACTAACCTTTAGCCTTGAGAGGAACTGCAAGTTCACATGACCCAACAGGGAGGTGGAGCTTCTCTCTTAAAGTGTTCAGATTAGGTTCATATAGCCATGCATTGCCTTCACGTACAACTAACTCTTTACAGGTGAACAGATTGGGAGTTGGAAAATGTTCAGTAACCAGAAGCACATGTATTGGATGATACCCTTTATTACTAGCAGCCAGCCTTGCTGCTGCTAGCTGCAAGTGAAAACGAGCTACATCTCTATACCAGTCCTTAGAATTCTTGCACGGAAGCTTTACAACTATGAGATCAATCCTTGGTTTACCTGGAAACTGAATTTTGGGTATAGAAGGACAAGTGGGAACCTcaaattcttcttcttcatctatcCATTCAGGATATAATGTTTCCCATGTTATATTATTCTGGACATGATCTAGGTTCAAGATTACATGCTCAGCATCAGGTAATAATTCCTTCCACTGATCAATTTCACTGTCATTGAAGTTTAATATCCCTACTCCCTGATACTCATGTCTATCAGATAGTTTCTCAAGAACGTGAGAAATTTGGTCCCAGTCAATATCTAAAAGTGATGTATAACGTTGATCAGCCGAAGAATGATCGCTTAACTCTCTGTGCACCAAAGCAGCCCTAGAATCAGGATTTTCACCATTGACGCAAAGAAAAAAGAATTAGAATATCAGAAAATAATCTGTCCAACTGATAGAAGTTTCTCTATTTACACATGCAACAATAAATAATACTCATATCTGAAGGTCCCCGAAGGGCACCCAAGATAAGAATGTATGAGAAATTTTATTTGATGGTATTATCTTTAACATAAAGGACATATTAACAAAGACAAAACACCCAATACTTACCGAGCGCCTGAACTAGATATGTATTCTGTGTTATAAATTGATGGAGAATGCCAGAGTGACCAAATTGCAACCAGAGCAAAAACACCTAAGATAAGCTTTATAGTTGGGAATTTGCAGCTAAAATTCCTGTTTTTGGTAGGACTATGAAGGCCTCTCTCCCCATCTCTGAAAACTTTACTTCTCAAGAACCTTCGTTTGCTTGTTTCCTCGCTGAAACAAAGAACAGAGGTTAGCATATAAAAAGCAGGAAACCTAATCTTAAACATGACGAAAGAACTATCATGTTGGATGATTTCTGAATTTTTTATCCTTTAAGGATGACAAACTCACAACCTCTGCTCCTATTTCCAGGAGAAGAGTAAAAACAAAAATGGCATCGTACTAATTTCAGAGGTAAAGAAGGATGAGGTAAATCTGACTATTCAAAAGGTTCGTTCCAACCTGACATGGTAAAGATGGAGAGGAAAGAAACCACTTTTTTATCAAGAAAACTTAACAATGTAACGGAGAGGAAGAAACCACTTGTGAGATTAAAAAATCTCCCACCATTCCAAATAGAAAAGTTTATGAACGTTAACTGTGGCAAATGCCCTTTTTCTACTAATAGAACTTTATGCCagaatgaaattaaaaaaaaaaaaaaaaaaaacttattctgTTCTGGCCAACAAATGATACCCTTCCATAATTCCATTACATCCTCTTCCTCTTAATCTGAATACATACTATGTGTGATTGGAAGTTATCTAATGTGAGTAAAACTCATAAGCAATGACGGAGCTAGGAATCACGAAGGGGAttcaaatatataaaataaacaAACGAAAAAGCCAACAGGAtccaacatctactatatatacataaaaaattttGAACTTGTATATACAGTAAGGAATAGGATTTTGgtattaggaaaaaaaaaaagtgatctgGATGGATAAACGAGAAGAGCAGGGGTCAAAAAGCAATGCAAACATTTCTAGTCTACTACATCTCATCACCTTTATATACAAGCTCTCAGCAAGACTcctaatttaaataatttttctCGGATAAGCAGGTCTTCATCACTCAAATTTTCCATTAAGTCAGCAAGCATACAGGAAATGACAAAACAGAAAGAACTAGCAGTCAGACGATTAAATACAGCCTATAACGTGGAAGAAAAGAACTCGAGCAGCTGAAAATGTCATGCACAAATGTGTCACTTTTTTGGTGCCCGAATAAGATCCAATAAAACAAAAGCAGTTGCACAATCTCACCCAACCTGGTTGCTATCGAAACAACTAAAAGGTGTGTTCTATTACAACTAGACTCTCATTAAACACAAATTAGGTGCAGCAAAGATAATAAAAAACAACATTATACAAAAGTAGTCTCTTCATTTCACATTTAGGATATAGAATTTCTACAACTAAACTTCGATGACATTCAGTGCTTCGAGATCTACCAATGGCACAAGATTAACAGGAAGTTACCAATATCATCCCCCAAGAAAATGAACTTATACCCAGTGTCCCAAACTCTGATCTGGGTTACAGTTGGATCCAAAATTTATGTACATCTTCTCTCAAACAAGAAATCCATAAATTAGCACAATCTCACCCAACCTGCCCTCTTCATTTTCCCCCAAATAATGCTCAGAAGTAAATGAAACTAAGCAAAAAAGAACTTTATTTATACTCAAAACTTCAGTATTCAACCCCATTTCTCAAAATTTAAAACTAAAAACTCTCGACCCGCATACACAAACAGCAAAATAAGCACACCCAAATATGTAAACATGTACAAGAAAGTAAGCAAATGTGAATACAGTAATGTGCCCATAAGAAAACAAATTAAGATCAATGAAAAAATCAACAAGTAGAGACCATAATTAGATACTTACGTGGATACAGAAAGCCTCTGTCTAGGTTCAATAGGACTAGGTGCAGCACCAGCTAAACTTCCTCTCATTTtggcttctttttatttttaatttttttttaatttttctagtTCAATATTAAAGATTCAACAAAACCCAAGTTCACATTTCAAAGATTCAAGAAAATACCATCTAAAAATCAGTTCTTGATTCAGTTGACTCTTTGGAAAACAAAGAAATAGTGTGATCTAGGTAGATGTGAAGTTGGAGAAAATGCCAAAGAATCAAGACTTGATTTTTGTCAGTGAAACAGATCAAAAACTACTAGTACTAAATTACTAGTAGGCATTTAAGGCGGCTTAAGTTTATACTATGTTTGTGTGTAAGAAACAACAATTTTCTTTACTGTAAAATTTGaggtattggtaaaaaataagtcaAATTAAAGGTCCactttgaaaggaaaaaaaaaattaaaggtccACCAGACCaggtgttttttttcttttttaaaagaaatgttttttatCAAAAAATTGTTACAAATTCTTGTATGATTATATAAAGTATAATTTAATTCTTTTCAAATTTGTGAAATCATGTgaagaaaaataagacaaaaaaAGACACTTGCTAATTGCTATCGTGTCATTGTAATTTCCTACTAGAGTACATTATTTGTGTTAATCCCAGTTGTTGAACAAACCAAATGATATTTGTGAAAGAGTGTTATCACCTTCCTATAATAGGTGATATTATGTCTGAGTGATGATCATAGCAATTTATTGTGGGTTGGTCAGCATTTATTAGGGAACAGTAATTTCTCTGTCTAATTTAATAGAATATTGGTTAAATTAGACAGGTAAACTAAAAGAACAAAGCCAAAACATTAACATCAAATTTAATAGAGGTACAACTTCATTAAAAGGGAAATGATAAAAGAATGCCCCTTTAGTATACAAAATATTTAAATCTACCTTTTATTACACTTTCGACCCTTTATATATAGTACTCTCGTCTATTTTTACTTGTCTAGTATATTAAAagaaatatgtatttttacttgtccaataCAGTCAAATCTTTCTATAATAGCAGCATTTGTTTGAAAATTTCATGATTGCTATAGTGAGgtgatattatgtatgtatacaaacatttgatgtttagatctcatttagacgttataaataaaagtacgcaaataattatttttttgtactttttatgttataaacgaaaacaattacttgttaattttaaaatctcaattgattttcaaatctcattaattaaaaattgaaaagattaaaaaaatacTTATAAATCTATAACTAATTGTATCATacagataaagaattaaaatctaagaaacatatgcatttaaaattaattaagcattttaatatttcaagtttgacgtaagaatCTACAGTTGTAGGCTATTTTGTAAATTctagtctcttagtgataatataacgcttaaattgacgaagaattttgtccaaactttcagcaaaagggaattcaatagctttcccttgaagGTTGTCTAAGAGCTTAGTATATATAGTTGACTCTTCTATATCACTCCAAGTAGTAGTAGGTTGAGGCTCTTCACCAACACTTTCGTTGTCACCTTCTAAATCTGTTGTCTCTTGTTTTTCCACTCCAATCACTTGTGCAATAATTTCTTCATCTGTGTAAGTTTCAAGAATTGAAAGTGTTGCGTGAAACTTCATCCATTGTTTGATTGGTGTTATGAGATGGGATTTGGGCAATAAGTGATGACACATTACCAACATCCTCAACAAATTCTAAATTTTCACGATTAACACTAGGGTTGTCATCTGTAGGTAGAATTCCGGTATTTCTCCAATAATGGAGAATGGTAGAGGTCTTAATATTATCACATAATATTTGAGTatggttgttatagagagataattttacaaagagtatatcgctataatgaatgtcactactgttataggtagaatgttgttacagagaagtaaaatataacatgaaaatttGATTTTGGAGAAAATCAtaccgttatagtgaaatgttattaTAACGAATggcaattatagagaggtttgactgtttCTCAGAGCATTTTGAACATGTAGTAGATTCTAACCGGTTCATATTGGAATTCCGTTAAAGTCAAGGgacaaatatgatatgatttgcCAACAATAAGGATATGAATGGAGGTAAAAACTTGTTCGCACAGGATAGATACTTCAAACCAGATTCACTTATCATGGTTAGGTGATCTAATGAGATGAGAATGTATATAATTAGTTAATCATGATTAAGTGAGAAAAGTCACTTTAATATATATCCCGAAggaatatttggttttcatggacAAACGCCTACAATAAATCTGAACATTCAGCTAACTTAAAAGTAACTTGAATGAATAGAACAACATCCTTTAGAACTAATCATATGGATCTGTTTAGCCCAAACTCAGCCCTGTCACACATACATTTCTTTCCTTTTGGACTTAATTTTCCAAACTTGCCAAAATGATCTTTTACATATACAGCACAACCCCAACGTCGTAGATCATTTAGGTTTGGTTTATGACCAATCCATAGCTCATAGGGAGTGGAAGTAACTGATTTAGAAGGCACTTTATTCAATATGTAAGCCACAGTCAATAACGCATGTAAATTTGCCTAAGCCATCATGGACCTTGTCATGTCCAATAATGTTCTATCCCTCCTTTCCGCTACACCATTCTGTTGAGGTGTATAAGTAATAGTTAACTGTCTGGTAATGCCTTTTTCATTACATAATTCTTCAATTGTTTTGATAAATATTCACGGCCTCTATCGATTCTTAAAGTCTTTATACTTTTATCTAATTGATTCTCAACTTCATTCATATATCTTCTAAAGCTTTTAAGTGCTTCAGATTTATGAGAAATCAAATAGACATAACCGAAGCGCATGAAATCATCAATAAATGCAATGAAATACAAAGCACCAGATCTTGCCCTTACATTCATCGGACCATAGATATCATAATGGATTAATTGCAATGGGAATCTGCTCTCTTAGCCTTCCCAAATGGTTTACGTGTAATCTTTCCGGCATGACAATTTTCACAAGTTGGCATTTCAATTTTGGAGAAAGGACCTAAATGCCCTTCCTTTTCCAATCTATTCATCCGGTCTTGCCCTATGTGACCTAATTTTGCATGCCATGTAATAACATTAACATCATTGTTACTAGAATAACATGTCATTATACAACGGTCAACATAATCATCATCACGAAGTCCAAAATCATAAAAAATATTGTCTTGAGTAATTCTAACACCACTGCGACTAAAATTTAAACAGAAACCATTCAACCAAGATCTAGAAGAACAGACACAGAAACTAAGTTTCGTCGAATCTATGGAGCATATAGGACGTCATGCAACATCAAAGATCGGCCACGACGCAAGTCTATTTTGCAAGTGCCTATCCCTTTGACTTCAAGCTTTGCATTATTTCCTACATATATCCATCTTGATCCAGCACTGTTTTACTAACTGAATCTTATCCTTTATGGATTGTAGACTCAGGGACCACCGACCATGTAAGTCGTGATCGAGAAGCGTTTATGGAGTTCCGTCGAGTTTCACCTTGATCAAGGTGGATATATGCAGGAAATAATTTAAAGCTTGAAGTCAAAGGGATAGGCACTAGAAAAATGGGCTTGCGTGGTGGCCGATCTTTGATGTTGCATGACGTCCTATATGCTCCAGATATTCGACGAAACTTAGTTTATGTTTAAATTTTAGTCGCAATAGTGTTAAAATTACTTAAGACAACATTTTTTATGATTTTGGACTTCGTTATGATGGTTTTATCATTTTAGATTGTAATCCTCCAacttatgactattatgtaatgACTTGTTATTTTagtaacaatgatgttgatgTTATTACATGGCATGCAAGATTAGGTCATATAGGGCAAAATTGAATGAATAGATTGGCAAAGAAAGGACATTTAGGTCCTTTCTCCAAAATTGAAATGTCAGCTTGTGAAAATTGTCTTGCCAGAAAGATTACACGTAAACcattttgggaaggccaagagaGCAGAATCCCCATTGCAATTAATCCATTCTGATAGCTGTGGTTCAATGAATGTGAGGGCAAGATCTGGTGCTTTGTATTTCATAACATTTATTGATGATTTCACGCACTTTAGTTATGTCACGCCCCCAGGCCCACCTTAGGCGTAACAGACATCCAATGCTATGAACAACTCCAGAAGctccttataaaatcaataaacgtcTAATCTCTTTCGATAATCTTTCAACAATGATATCAATACATTATGAATAGCTAACTGACTCATGATCACCATCAAATAATAAAATCAGCAGAAGTCTGTCATAAATGTATCGTTATATAACATAGCAACACCCAAAGAGTCAAGCAGTGACTTCGACAATTACCTACAGAATTAACGTCTATTTATGGAGCCTctaagatgataaatataacatAATATAACTTGGGGACATAGCCCGGAAATTAAACAATACTAAGATAGAATAGTGCCCCACGAATAAGCATGTGGACTCACCAAATAGTCCAAAAAGTAGCAAGCTCTCCTACTCCGCATGAGTTTCACGAACTTGCTCTTCAACATTAcctaacacaccataaaaaacaacaatggtatgcctgaatactgggtactcagtgaatgTCTCTGGAACAATagttaatataacaaaataatataataaggacCAGTAAAACAATGTCAATTAAATCGGTTTGAAATTCAGAGATAGCATAAATCATCAAACTTAGTAACACCATTAATGGAAACCGTTAAAAGAGAAATAAATCAATTTCAACTCATTATGTCGTTTATCACATTTAAGTCTTTCAATCAAGAACTCAAGATaatcaacaagccactcataggcaaccAAAGTATAAcccatgccaatacaggcccaaatcaATATAACGAAGGGACGACCATTTAAGGTTCTCTAAACTGCATAAAATCACCACATCGGGGTTTGTCACCCTCGACGGGTATCCTT
Coding sequences:
- the LOC132627265 gene encoding putative UDP-glucuronate:xylan alpha-glucuronosyltransferase 3, which codes for MRGSLAGAAPSPIEPRQRLSVSTEETSKRRFLRSKVFRDGERGLHSPTKNRNFSCKFPTIKLILGVFALVAIWSLWHSPSIYNTEYISSSGARAALVHRELSDHSSADQRYTSLLDIDWDQISHVLEKLSDRHEYQGVGILNFNDSEIDQWKELLPDAEHVILNLDHVQNNITWETLYPEWIDEEEEFEVPTCPSIPKIQFPGKPRIDLIVVKLPCKNSKDWYRDVARFHLQLAAARLAASNKGYHPIHVLLVTEHFPTPNLFTCKELVVREGNAWLYEPNLNTLREKLHLPVGSCELAVPLKAKANWHSGNVRREAYATILHSANFYVCGAIAAAQSIRMAGSTRDLVILVDETISDYHRGGLEAAGWKIHTIKRIRNPKAEQDAYNEWNYSKFRLWQLTDYDKIIFIDADLLILRNIDFLFEMPEITAIGNNATLFNSGVMVVEPSNCTFQLLMDHINEIESYNGGDQGYLNEIFTWWHRIPKHMNFLKHYWEGDEEEKKQMKTRLFGAAPPILYVIHYLGLKPWLCFRDYDCNWNVEKLQEFASDVAHRTWWKVHDAMPDNLHKYCLLRSKQKAALEWDRREAEKANYSDGHWKIKIKDPRLQTCFEDFCFWESMLWHWGETNWTENATASPTPPKVNTASLSSL